GTTCCAAACCACGCAGCCAGGATTGTATGTCGGCCAATGCGCCGAATACTGCGGAGCACAGCACGCCAACATGCTGCTGCGGGTCTATATCGACACCCCGGAGAACTTCGCCGCCTGGCTGGCGAATGAGCAAAAGCCGGCGGTGAGCGATCCGGCAGTTCGCGCAGGACAACAAGTTTTTTTGGCGCAATCGTGCGTCAATTGCCATACCATTCGGGGCACCACGGCCAAGGGCAAATTCGGCCCAGACTTAACCCACCTGGCGTCGCGCGCTACATTCGCAGGCGGAATGCTGGGATTGAACCAGGAGAATTTGGAAAAATGGATTATCGATCCGCAAAAAATGAAGCCTGAATGTTTAATGCCAGCCTTTGGACTAAGCGTCCGCAACGTGGGGTTGATTACCGATTATTTGATGACGCTGAAGTAATTCCCATGCCTTACTGTCACCTCCACGACTCGCTCACGAACACTTCTCAGTATTAGCCACCTCACATGGCCACCGTCACACAACCCGCCGCGCTGGAACGTCCGTTTTGGACAGCTCGATTGCACGAGTGGGCCGTGACCGTCGACCACAAGCGCATTGGCATTATGTACGTGGTGATGGCGGTTGTGTTTTTAGTGATCGCCGGCTTGGAGGCGGAAGCGATTCGCTGGCAGTTGTTCGTGCCGGAAAACACTTTTTTGGGACCCGATCGGTTCAATCAGTTTTTCACCATGCACGGCACCACGATGGTGTTTTTTGTGGGGATGCCCATTTTGATTGGCATTGCCAATTACATTGTGCCGCTGCAGATTGGCGCCCGCGACATGGCGTTTCCGCGATTGAATGCTTTCGGGTTTTGGGTCACCCTGTTCGGCGGACTGCTGGCATATTTCAGCTTTTTCATTCCCGGCGGGCCGCCGGCCATCGGCTGGTTTGCTTATGCGCCGCTGACGGAGCGGGCGTTCAATCGCGGGGCAGGCGTTGATTTTTGGACGCTGGGACTTTTGGTGAGCGGCATCGGCACCATTGCGGCCGGCGTGAATTTTGTGGCCACGATTCTCACCCTGCGCTGCCCCGGAATGACCCTGACAAAAATGCCGTTTTTCACCTGGACCATGTTGTGGACCAGCGTGCAGATATTGCTGGCGATTCCGCCGTTGACTGCGGCGCTGGTGATGGTGGAATTCGATCGCGCGCTGGGAGCGAAATTCTTTAATCCTCAAAACGATGGCTCCGCCTATATGTGGCAGCACTTGTTTTGGTTTTTTGGGCACCCGGAGGTTTACATTCTGATTTTGCCGGCGTTCGGCATGATTTCCGAAGTGATTCCCGTATTTTCGCGGAAAGTGCTGTTTGGTTACGAGTTCATGGCCGCCGCCACCATGGCGATTGTGTTCATTAGCATGGGCGTGTGGGCCCATCACATGTTTTGCGTCGGCATGAACCGCACGCTGGATATGTATTTTGCGGCGGCGAGTTTGCTGGTATCCATTCCCACGGGCATCAAGTTTTTCAACTGGCTGGCGACGATGTACGGTGGGCGAATTTCGCTGGCCTCGCCCATGCTGTTCGCCTGCGGATTTTTGTCGATGTTTGTGCTGGGAGGCCTGACGGGCATTATGCTGGCGTGCGCGCCGTTTGATTTCCAGGTGTCGGACACGTATTTCGTGGTGGGTCATTTTCACTGGGTGTTGATCGGCGGCACGTTGTTCGGCGTGTTTGCGGGCATTCACTATTGGTTTCCAAAAGTCACCGGCCGAATGCTTTCGGAACGCTTGGCCAAGTGGCAGTTTTGGCTGCTGTTGATCGGCTTTATTCTCACTTTCGGCCCGATGCACATTTCGGGTTTATTGGGGATGCCGCGGCGAATTTACACGTATTTGCCAGACCGGCGGTGGCAAATTTGGAATCAACTGAGCACGATTGGCGCACTGGTTCAAGTGCCTAGCTATTTGCTGTTTGTGATCAACATCTTTTGGTCCTTGAAGTACGGCCAGCCGGCCGGCGACGATCCGTGGGACGCCTGGACGTTGGAATGGGCCACACCTTCGCCGCCGCCGACGTACAACTTTGAGGCCGTGCCGACGATTCGCAGCCGCCGTCCGCTATGGGACGCCAAACACCCCGACGACCCGGACTGGAAATACGAATGATGAGCGATTCCACCATGGCCGGTTCTACAATCATTGGCGCGGCCAACGGGCTGCCCGCCGAATTAACGTCACCTGCCTCGGACTGGTGGCGCTCGCACGCCAAAGTCGGCATGTTGGCGTTTTTACTTTCCGAGGTAGCGTTTTTCAGCACGCTGATCACGACCTACGTTGTGTTTTTGCGGCAGACGAAAGCCGGCAATCCTAGCCCGGCGGAAGTGTTTCATTTACCGCTGGTGTTGACCGGCACAGCGTGCTTGCTGTCCAGCAGCATCACCATTCATTTGGCCGAGAAAGCCATGCGGACCGGCAAGCGCGCAGGCTTTCTCGGCTGGTGGGGCTTAACCATCGTGCTGGGCGCCACATTCCTGGCTTGCACCGGCAAAGAGTGGCACGAGTTGATTTGCACCTACGGGCTGACGATCAGCCGGAATTTGTTCGGCAGCACCTATTTCACGCTGGTGGGCTTTCATGCGCTGCACGTGACCGTGGGCCTCGTTTTATTATCGACCATTTTCCTGTTGGCGTGGCGGCGAGCGCTCTCCGAGCAAGACCACACCGCAGCGGAAGTGATTTCCTGGTATTGGCATTTTGTCGACGGGGTGTGGATCGTGGTGTTCACATTGGTGTATTTGATCGGGCGGTAAAACGGTTTAGCCGCGAAGCGGCGCAATATATTTCGATGGCACAACCGCACAATTCAAATCCGAAACTAGCGAGTCGCGAACCGACGCGCACGGTCGAGATGCCGCGGCCGACGGTGTGGCCTGTTGTCCTCGGATTGGGCATTGTTTTGGCCGCGCTCGGAGTAGCTACGAGTTTGTTTTTTTGCATCGTGGGAGCAACTTTGTTGGTGATCGGGCTGGTCGGTTGGGTTGCTCAATTGATGCCGGGCCGCGGACATGAGCATGAACCGCTGGCTGCGGCAGAAGAGCGCGTCACCATGGTCATTCCGCGTCCTGGAACCGTGGAACAGCTCAAGCCGGGAGTCACGGGTTACCGTTTTCAAGTTCCGGAAAAAGTGCATCCGGTTTCGGCGGGCATGAAAGGCGGCATCGTCGGCGGTTTGCTCATGCCTATTCCCGCGCTAGTGTGGGCAGTGGCTAGCGGTCACAGCATTTGGTATCCAGTGAATTTATTGGCCGGTTTGGTGTTGCCGGGCTTGCCCGATATGTCTGGTGAGCAACTGCAGCACAATCTTGAGATATTTCACCCCGGAGGAGTTTTGTGCGCCATCATCATGCACGTGATGATGTCGATTGGCTTTGGCCTGATCGGCGGCGTGTTGTTGCCGATGTTGCCGTCAATTCGAGGGGCTCCGTTATTATTTGGGGGATTGATTTTGCCGCTTTTGTGGAGCGGGGCGAATCACAGCCTGATGGGTTTGGTCAATCCGCTGCTCAACGAATACATCAACTGGCCCTGGTATGTCGTTTCGCAATTGGTATACGGCATCGCAACTTCGATTGTAATTATCCGGAGCGAAAAAATTGCCATCGCACCGCGCGGATCCGGCCGTGATGCAGGCGGCCCATTTATTCCGCCCGGCTGGCTGGGTTGCCTGCTGATGTTTTGCGTGCTGTTTTCCGGCTGCAGCGATGCCTTGCCCGGCAAGCCGGCTCTCGCCGACGCCTACGTCATGCCGCAGGACATCAAAAACTTTTCGGGGCCAACGGGATTGTATGCGCAGCGCTGTGCCGGCTGTCACGGGGCCGACGGAACGCTGGGACCGGGACCGCCGCTAAACGATCCGCTGTTTTTGGCGTTGGTGAGCGACGACGAACTTCGCAGCGTCATTGCCGAAGGCCGCCGCGGCACGCTAATGCCGGCCTGGGCGCAATCGTCGGGCGGACCGCTCACCGCCGACCAAGTGATGGTATTGGTGAAAGGGATCAGAGCGTGGCAAACGCCGGCAAATACCCACGTGCAAAGAGTTTATCCCAGCGCGCCGCCGCTGGCAGCGCCGACCGCGAAAGGCATGGGAAACTTCAGTGCGGGCGAAAAAGTGTACGCCGCGGCCTGCGCCGATTGTCACGGCGAGCACGGCGAAGGAACAGAGGATACGGCAGGTCCCCTGAACGATCCAGCATTTTTGGCGCTGTGCAGCGATCAGGAATTGCGCCGCTACATCATCACGGGCCGGCCAGATTTGGGCATGCCCGATTTCGCATCGGCCTCTGGTCGCGGCGAAAAATTCTATCCTCTCACGGCCGATCAAGTGAACGATTTAATGGCGCTCTTGAAGCAGTGGCGCGAAATAGCGACGACGGAATAAATCCCGCGACAAGCAAACACAACCTCAATTCATTGACTATGACGAAACAGAATTCGAATCAACGCAATACGGAATTTCCGCCGCGGCGGACTTTTTTGAAACTATTGACCGCGCTATTGGGGACCGTTGCCACGGCGATGGTCGCCATTCCAGGCGTGGGATATTTGGCGGCGGCGGTGGCGCGGCGAAAAGATCAACCCTGGGTTTCGTTAGGACCAGTTAGCACTTTTCCCAAAGGAGAAACGCGGCTGAAAGTCATTACGCCCAGCGAAAACCCACTGGCTCAACCCTGGGACGGCGTTACCGCTCAAACCGGCGTGTACGTGCGGTATCTGGGGCGTGACGAAAACTTTCAAGATCAATTTAACGTGTTCGCCATTAACTGCACGCACCTGGGTTGCCCGGTCGAATGGTTTCCCCAATCGGGGCTGTTCATGTGCCCCTGCCACGGCGGTGTGTATTACGAAAACGGCGATCGAGCCAGCGGTCCGCCTCCGCGCGGACTGTATCACTGTGTGTGGCAAGTGAAGCAAAGCCAAGGCGAAGCGGAACCGCAATTGTTCATTCAAGCTCCGTTTTTGCCGACGCTTCAGCACACGCTGACAGATAAAGGATGAAGGCGGCGTGATCAAGCGCATGTACCACTGGTTCGACTCTCGCCTGGGCATCAGCGACACGTTCATGCCCATGCTAAGGCATCCGGTGCCGAGCGAGCTGGCCGGACCGTTGGGTTGGTGGTATGTGTTTGGAAGCGCATCGCTGACACTGTTTCTCATTCAAATTCTCACTGGCATTGGTTTGGCTCTCACGTATGTGCCCAGCGCCGGCCAGGCGTATGAAAGTTTGCTGTATTTGAATTATCAGCAACCGTGGGGATGGTTTTTGCGTTCGCTGCACTATTGGTCAGGCTCGGCCATGGTGGTGATGGCACTGGTCCACATGACGCAAGTATTTTTGCACGCAGCTTACAAATATCCCCGCGAATTGACTTGGGTGATCGGCGTCGGACTGTTGCTGTGCACCCTGGGCATGGCGTTTACCGGACAAGTGTTGCGGTGGGACCCCGACGCCTATTGGGGCGTGGGCGTGGGTGCTGCCATGGCGGGTCGGGTGCCCGGCGCTGGGCCAACCATTGTCGATTTGCTGCTGGGTGGGCCGATCATCGGGGCCGACACGCTTAGCCGTTTTTTCGCACTGCACGTGTTTGTCATTCCGGCGATTCTCATGGCGCTCCTGGCCGTGCATTTATGGCTGGTGCTGAAAAAAGGAATCAGCGTGCCGCCGAAACCGGGCGAACTGGTCGACCCCGCCACCTACGATGCAGCGTATGAGGAAGAACTTCGCCGGGGCGAGCCATTTTTAGGCGAGGCTATGCTCAAAGACGTCGTCTTTTCGGCACTGGTCGTGATTGTAGTCGTCGCCCTTGCAGCGCTAGCGGGTCCGAAAGGGCCTAGCGCGCCCCCTGATCCCACACTTAGCGGCGCGAACCCTCGACCCGATTGGCCATTTCTGTGGCTGTTTGGATTACTTTCGCTTAGCCCGCCCGCTGCGGAAACCGCCATCATCCTGATCATGCCCGTCGCGCTTATTGTTGGATTATTGGCCGTTCCGTTTATATCGAACCGTGGCGAACGGGCTCCTTCGCGCCGACCAATGGCGGTATTGCTGGTGGTCGTCATTTATGCAGTGCTAGGGGTGTTCACCTACTTGGGCCAGCAGTCGCCGTGGTCCCCACGTATGTTAGCGTGGAGCGCCGATGCCGTGCCGGTAAATCTTGTAAAGAAGATGGATCAACCACTGTCCCCTCTTGAATTGCAAGGAGCTGTCGTATTTCAAAACAAGCAATGCCGCAATTGTCACGCGCTGGAAGGCATCGGCGGAACGCGCGGCCCAGATTTAACAACTGTGGGGACGCGGCTGACTCGTGACCAACTAATCGACCAAGTCAGCAACGGCACGCCTGGCGGCGGCAACATGCCGGCCTACGGCAAGCAAATGAGTCCAGCCGAAATGACCGCGGTTGTTGATTTTTTGGTTAGCCTGCGCCCGGCGGGCACAAAGGCGGCTCGAACACCGTCGGATCCATCTCGGGAGAAGAGCCAAGGATCGGGAAAGTAATCGTGCGTCATGTTCACGACCTTCGATGCCGTGTTTTCATCTTGGCCGGCGCAGCCGTGGCTGGCTGCAATGTTGCTTTTGACCGCGGCCGTTTTTGGACGCGGTTGGTCGAGACTACGGCGGCGTGATTTGTTCCGCTGGCCCGTTGGACGCCTGGCCGCATTTATCGGTGGGCTGGGCATTCTGTACGTGGCATTGGCATCGCCGATTGAAGCGTTCGCGCCATTGCTTCTGCAAGTGCACATGTTCCAGCATTTGCTGTTGATGATGGTGGTTCCCCCGCTGATTTGGCTCGGCGCACCATTTCTGCCGCTGTTGCGTGGTCTGCCTACTGAAATCCGCCGGTATTGGATTACGCCGCTGTTGCACTGGCGGCAATTGCGTCGGGTGGCGACGGTTGTTACGCATCCGGTGACGGCGCTGTTGATTTTTGTCGCGGCCACATGGCTGTGGCATTTGCCCGGCCCGTATGAGACCGCGCTCGCCAGCGATGGGTGGCACAAAGTGCAGCATGCGTGTTTTCTGCTGGCCGGGTTGATTTTTTGGTATCCCGTCGTGCGACCATTTCCGGCGCGGCCAAGTTGGTCGCCGTGGTGGTTGGCGCCATACTTAATTCTTGCCGACGTGCAAAACACGCTGCTGTCGGCGTGGCTGACGTTTTCCGATCACCCCTTGTATCCACATTACACTCAAATGCCGCGGCTGGACGGAATTTCGGCTTTGGACGATCAAGCTGCGGCCGGCGTGATCATGTGGGTGCCGGGCTCCTTGGTATTTTTAGCGCCGCTGCTTTGGATTGGCGTAGGGCTAATGCAAAGTCGGAGCGCGAAGCGGATTGCGCAGAAAAATCGAATATCCAAAACGTCTCGGACTCCGCACTCCAAAATTCGAACTCCGCACTTTGATCTGCTTCAAGTCCGTTTTATCGGTGCAATCGTTCGCTGGCGCTGGACGCGGCGGCTGGTGCAGTTGGCCGTACTACTGGTGGTTCTGGCGGTCATTGTCGATGGTTTTTATGGGCCGCAAGTGGGAGCGATGAATTTGGCCGGCGTGTTGCCGTGGATTCACTGGCGGGGATTACTCATCATTGGGCTGCTTGTCGCCGGCAACGTGTTTTGCTACGGCTGTCCGTTTTTGCTGCCGCGCACCGTGGCTCGGTGGCTGTTTCACCGGCTTGGACGTAGGTCGTGGCCCGCAGCCTTACGAACCAAATGGCTGGCGGTGGCGCTGGTGGCGATGTTCTTGTGGGCGTACGAAGCGTTTTCGCTATGGAACAGTCCGTGGCTGACTGCCTGGATTGCCATCGCTTACTTCGCCGGGGCCCTCGTGATCGATTCCATTTTTCGAGACGCGGCGTTTTGCAAATATGTGTGTCCAATCGGACAGTTTAATTTTGTGCAATCGCTCGTTTCGCCGTGGGAGGTGCGGGTGCGGCAACCAGCGGTTTGCACTGCGTGCCGCACACATGATTGCATTCAGGGAAGCAACACCGCCCGTGGTTGCGAGTTGCAACTGTTTCAACCGCGAAAAGTAGGCAACCTCGACTGTACGTTCTGCTTAGATTGCGTGCAGGCCTGTCCCCAGGACAATGTGGGTATCATTGCCGTTTCTCCCACGACAAGTTTGTGGCGCGATGGACCCCGCTCTGGCATCGGACGGTTGAACCGGCGGGTTGATTACGCGGCATTGGCCGTGGTATTGGTGTTTGGGGCGTTTGCCAACGCAGCGGGAATGGTGGGGCCAGTGGTCGATTGGCAACAAAACATCAGCGACGCTTGGGGAGCTTCGTCAACGCTTTTCGCCACGACGCTGCTTTACGTGCTGTGGCTGGTTGTGCTGCCGGCGATTTGCATAGGGCTGGCAGCGATAATAAGCCGTGGACTTGGGTTGCCCACGCGAACTTTGCGGGACATTAGTTGCCGTTTCGCCTGGACGCTGGCGCCGTTGGGATTTGCCATGTGGGCGGCGCATTACAGCTTTCACTTTTTTACCAGCTACGACGCTATTGTGCCGGTCACGCAGCAATTTGTCGCCAGACTTGGAATCGCTTCCTTCGGACCGCCCAACTGGGTTTGTTCCTGTTGCCGACCCGCTCCCGACTGGCTGCTGAAGGCGGAATTATTGATGCTTGACGTAGGCTTGCTGACTTCTGTATATGCAGTGTGGCGCGTAAGCCGGGCCCTTGTCGTTTTGCCAAACAACAGCAATAAAGCCGCCCAGTGGCAAATATTGAAAACCGCAGCACCCTGGATTTTGCTGCTTGTGGCATTGTTCGCGCTGGGCGTGTGGATATTACTTCAACCGATGCAGATGCGCGGCATGCTGCCGGGAGGATGAAATTGCGGATCATCCGAATACTTTCACCATTAGCATTATTGATCGCGATTCAGCCTGCTTTGTTGTGGGCCGATGGCGGCACGTTGCGGCTGTCTCAGCGATCCGGGAATTATCAAGTGAGCGTGTTTACTTCGCCTGCGGTGTTGCGTTGCGGGCCAATCGACATCAGCGTGCTGGTGCAAGATGCCGCCACCGGAAAAGTGCGAGACGATGTGCCGTTAACCGTCCGGATGGTTCCAAGCGACAACGCAAAGCGCGATCGATCAACCGGGGTTCTCGAACAGCCGGCTTCCACAACCGTGGCGACCAACAAATTGTTTCAGGCCGCTGTGTTCGAGGTTTCACAACCAGGGATGTGGCAAGGACGCGTCTCGCTTAGCACCAGATCAAACGCCACCGACCGGATGGAACTTGGCGAAAAGCCACTGGTGTTCGATCTGGATATTTCACCGCCGTTGCCTGCGTGGCTGGAATTAGCGCCTTGGATTGGCTGGCCATTCGCGGCAATGGCTTTGTTTCTGGTTCATCAGCGACTTGCATCCCGCACGCGGCGGTAGGAAAATCATGCCTGGGGTTCTTTGGTGATATGGTCTGGGGGAACGGAAACAATGACCGCTTTTCAAGCACGCGAAATCGGAAGATGTTTATTCTGGTCTCGTCAAACGCTGCTGGAACTGCTGATGGCCGGAATGGTGCTGACGCTTGCCGCCCGGACCTCGTTCGCTCAAGCACCTGATTCAGGTCAAACGCCTCCGGCAACAACCACGGGGTCTGCAAAAGAGACGGCTCCCACTACCCCCTCTACAACAACCCCATCGTCGGCCGCACAACGGCAACCACGGGCTCCCTTCTTCCAACGTGGGCCAGTCCAATATCTGAATCGCTCGGCGGAATGGTTCGCCAGCGACGATGCCAAGAAAATTGCCGCCAACATTTTGACATATCAGGCAGATTTGGGGGGCTGGCCGAAGAACATCGATACCACGGCTAAACCCTACACCGGCGATCGTGAAAAGCTAGACCCTACCTTCGATAACTCGGCTACAACCGACGAATTGCGCTACCTGGCGCACATGTATCAAGCCACGCACGACGAGCAATATCGGGCCGCGATATTGAAAGGCATCGATTACATTTTGAAGGCCCAGTATCCCAACGGCGGATGGCCGCAATTCTATCCGCCGCATAACCACACGCCGTATCAGCGTTACATTACCTTCAACGACGATGCGATGGTGCGGTTAATGGAGTTCCTGCGTGAAGTTTACAGCAATGAACTTTTCGACTTTGTCGATGCCGACCGCCGGCAGGCGGCTCACACGGCGTTCAATAAGGGAATCGATTGCATTTTGAAGTGCCAAATCAAGGTCGACGGTAAGCTGACCGTTTGGTGCGCCCAGCACGACGAAGTCGATTTCAGCCCGCGGCCTGCCCGGAGTTACGAATTGGTTAGCCTCAGTGGCAGCGAATCAGTAGGCATTGTGCGACTGCTGATGAGCCTGGATCATCCCAGCCCGGAAGTCGTTCAGGCAGTAGACGGAGCAGTGTCATGGTTCGAGCAGGCCAAAATCACTGGGATTCGGGTTGAGCGCAGGCCCGATGCGAAAAGTCCCAAGGGCACCAACAAGGTTGTGGTGGAAGACCCTAACGCACCGCCCATTTGGGCGCGATTTTACGAAATCGGCACGAATCGGCCCATTTTCAGCGATCGCGACGGTGTGGCCAAGCACGATTTATCGGAAATCGGCTATGAACGCCGTAACGGTTACAACTGGCTGGATTATTGGCCGGCGGCACTGCTGAAAAAGGAGTATCCCGTTTGGAAGACAAAGTTGGCGCAAGATTCCAGCTCCGCCACAAAGTGAAAGGCTGCCAGGAGTTGTTGCCACAGCGACCATGCCGCAGCGCTTGACGGAACGAAGCCGGCCAAGTAGTTTGAAGTTAGTGCATTTCTCGCGGAATGCGGCGGTAGTCCATAGCTACCCGTTGCCAACCGGCTTCGAGAGCGGCCGCTGGGGCGCTGCACTTTCGTCCGAAACGGTTTGGATTCTTTCGGCTGGTTCTGGACCGCGGTCATTACGGAACATTGTTCAAGGCGTTTCTTTTCGGGCTAGGCGTGAGTATGGTTGTTGCGCTTAGTCCGCGTGCTTAGGGAGCTGCGCGCATGCTAACCGAATTGTTTTTGCGAATTGCGTTTATCGGGGCCGAATGGGTGCTGTGGCTGTTATTATTGCTGAGTTTTATCAGCGTGGGCATTATCGTCGATCGGTTGCTGTTCTTTCGCAGCAACTTGGAAGAGGATGAACAGCTCAACAATCAATTGCCCGAGTTTCTGCGAGCGGGCGACATCAAAGGCGCGTGGGAATTAGCCTCGGCTTCTGATTCCGTGGCCGGCAAAGTGCTGACCGCGGGATTGCAAACCATGCGGCGTGGGTCGGACGCTTGCAGCGAGGCGATGCAAAGCGCCAAGGCGAGATTTAAAGGATTGCTGGATGCTCGCCTTTCCGTGTTGGGCACCATTGGCGCCAACGCGCCGTTTATCGGATTGATGGGCACCGTGCTGGGTGTCATCAAAGCTTCGAATGATTTGTCGGCCAAAGACCCGGATAAAATTATGTTCGGCGTGTTTCAAGCGCTCATCGCCACCGCCGTAGGGTTGTTTGTGGCTATCCCCGCTGTGGTGGCTTATAACTTTTTCCAACGTAAAGTGCGCACGGCGATGGCACAAATCGATTCGTTGGCGCACTTAGTGCTGGCCAATGTGCATGCCGCGGAACATCGGGGTACGGCCAATCAAGTTCCGCAGTCGGCCAAAGCAATTTAGTGCTGCGCAGGAGCGAAAAATCAGTTTGCTTAAAATAAGGCGGCGCCGAGGCGATAAGGTGTATTCATGGCAGCTTCTGTTTCATTCGGCGATGATGAAGGCGGCGGCGCCATAACCGATATCAACGTTACCCCGTTGGTTGACGTGGTGCTGGTGTTGTTGATCGTGTTCATGATCACGGTGCCGGCCATTGTCGGCAGTACGCCGGTCCGCGTCGATTTACCCCAAACCGCCGCGGCCTTCGACCCCTCGGCTGAGCAGCTGCCGCTGAACATTTTCTTGAAGCGCGAGGAAGGCGGAAAAATTGCGCTCTATTGGAACGAGGAACAAGTGACAGAAGAACAATTTCGCTCACGATTGTCAGAGATGCATCCCGGCAAAGACCAGGAAGTTTCCATCTCCGCCGACAAAGACATCGCTTACGACAATGTGGTCCATGTGATGGACATGCTGGCCACGGTGGGCATCCATAAAATATCGTTACCCACCAAGCATGTAGCCAAGTAAAAGGCAAGCGGCAAAGTGGTGATAATGCGTTGTTGCTTTACGTCGACAGTTTTACCCGCCAGCCGAGGGCCAGCGGGCCATGATGGATTCCAATTCCTTACCACCGGACGGAAATAGTGCCAGGCAATACTTGCCCCCGGCGGCAATTTCTGCTCCATCGGCGCCGGTTCCCGCGCACGCCGGCAATTATGGGTTGACTAGCACCGCCGCGCCGGCGACTTCCTCGCACTCCAATTTGGCCAATGTGCCAGTGGGGCACCTCCAACCGTTCCAACCCCACGACGACAGCGGTGAGTGGACCGAAGCCCTGCAAGATGCGCCACCGTGGCTGGGAAGTTTGGTCATCCACATGGTCTTGCTCATCGCGATGGGGCTGATGGTAGTCTCCTTGAAAAGCAAGGAAGTGGTTCCGATTCAAGCCATTTACGGCGACACTCATCAGCCCGGCGACCAATTGTTGGAAGATAATCGCGAGGGTCTCTCGACCGATACACCCGATCCCACGGTCGATAAAACGATGTGGTCGCCCGTGGATTTGCCTCCCGTCTCCGATCCGTTGGCTCTGCCGCCGTTGGCGAGCGAGTTTTCGCCCCACGGCATGTTTTTGGGAACCACC
Above is a genomic segment from Pirellulales bacterium containing:
- the pelA gene encoding pectate lyase, whose product is MTAFQAREIGRCLFWSRQTLLELLMAGMVLTLAARTSFAQAPDSGQTPPATTTGSAKETAPTTPSTTTPSSAAQRQPRAPFFQRGPVQYLNRSAEWFASDDAKKIAANILTYQADLGGWPKNIDTTAKPYTGDREKLDPTFDNSATTDELRYLAHMYQATHDEQYRAAILKGIDYILKAQYPNGGWPQFYPPHNHTPYQRYITFNDDAMVRLMEFLREVYSNELFDFVDADRRQAAHTAFNKGIDCILKCQIKVDGKLTVWCAQHDEVDFSPRPARSYELVSLSGSESVGIVRLLMSLDHPSPEVVQAVDGAVSWFEQAKITGIRVERRPDAKSPKGTNKVVVEDPNAPPIWARFYEIGTNRPIFSDRDGVAKHDLSEIGYERRNGYNWLDYWPAALLKKEYPVWKTKLAQDSSSATK
- a CDS encoding MotA/TolQ/ExbB proton channel family protein — protein: MLTELFLRIAFIGAEWVLWLLLLLSFISVGIIVDRLLFFRSNLEEDEQLNNQLPEFLRAGDIKGAWELASASDSVAGKVLTAGLQTMRRGSDACSEAMQSAKARFKGLLDARLSVLGTIGANAPFIGLMGTVLGVIKASNDLSAKDPDKIMFGVFQALIATAVGLFVAIPAVVAYNFFQRKVRTAMAQIDSLAHLVLANVHAAEHRGTANQVPQSAKAI
- a CDS encoding biopolymer transporter ExbD, whose product is MAASVSFGDDEGGGAITDINVTPLVDVVLVLLIVFMITVPAIVGSTPVRVDLPQTAAAFDPSAEQLPLNIFLKREEGGKIALYWNEEQVTEEQFRSRLSEMHPGKDQEVSISADKDIAYDNVVHVMDMLATVGIHKISLPTKHVAK